The Marinomonas maritima genome segment TGCATTGGCGGCGGAATGGGTGTTGCCATGTTGGTCTCTCGTTAGCGTTATGGGTAAGCAATAAATGTCGTCGCAAAAAGGGGATCTCTAGAGATGCCCTTTTAGCTTTTTCATACAATGGAAAAGCATTAATAAAAAACATAAATATAATAATAGGATAAATTGATGAATACTCTTGAGCACAAAAAAACGGGTTTACAAACAATAAGCCAATTTTTCGTAACACTTTTACAGCGTTATCTCCCAGACCCTTTCATATTTGCCATTGTCTTAACCTTTGTGGTGTTTTTGTTTGTCATGCCCAGTACGGGGCAAGGGCCAATGCAGGTCGTAAATGCATGGGCAGGTGGTTTTTGGAACTTGCTGAGTTTTTCTATGCAGATGGCGATGGTGGTGGTAACGGGCCATGCGATGGCCAGTGCACCTGCCTTTAAACGTAAATTGTCTATGTTGGCTGGTGTTGCCAAAACACCTGGCCAAGCGATTATCCTCGTTACTGTCATCAGTGCGATGGCGTGTTGGGTAAACTGGGGCTTTGGGTTGGTTGTTGGTGCGATTTTCGCTCGTGAAATTGCCGCTCGTGTTAAAGGCGTGGATTACCGTTTGCTGATCGCTTCTGCTTACAGCGGTTTCTTGTTTTGGCACGGTGGTTTATCGGGTTCAATTCCGCTTTCTATTGCCGGTGGTAAAAATATTGAGGCCGTCACGAATGGTGCAGTAACGGCGGCAATTCCTACTTCTGAAACAATATTCTCGGCCATGAACTTAACGATTTTAGCGGTTATGTTGGTCACTATTCCTCTGTTGAATCGCTTGATGCACCCATCACCACAAGACACTATTACGATTGATGCGGAATTGTTAGAAGAAAAAGTCGCAGAGGCACCTGAAAAAGCCAATATGACACCAGCAGAGCGTCTTGAAAACAGCCGTACTTTGTCTTTGGTGTTAGGTGTAATGGGGTTCTCATACATTATCTTTTACTTTGTGACGAATGGTTTCGCGTTAAACTTGAATATCGTTAACTTTACCTTTTTGTTTTCTGCGGTCTTGCTGCATGGTACGCCAAAAAGCTTATTGAACTCGATTTCTCAAGGTGCCCGTAACTGTTCTGGCATTCTTCTGCAATTTCCGTTCTATGCAGGCATCATGGGGATGATGACGGCCACAGGGGATTCTGGCGCTTCTCTAGCGGGTGTTATCTCTCAGGGTTTCGTGTCTATTTCGAATGAAACAACCTTCCCATTATTTACGTTCTTAAGTGCTGGGATCGTGAACTTCTTCGTACCTTCTGGTGGTGGTCAGTGGGCGGTTCAAGCACCAATTATGATGCCAGCAGGCGCTGCATTGGGTGTGGATGCTGCGAAAACGGCCATGGCCATTGCATGGGGTGACGCGTGGACCAACATGATTCAACCTTTCTGGGCATTGCCAGCGCTTGCGATTGCAGGGCTTGGCGCGAAAGATGTTATGGGTTATTGCCTGATGGCGTTAATCGGTTCTGGTGTGATTATTTCTTTGGGATTTTTAATTTTCTAAACAGGTAATAAAAACGAAAAAAGCCACTGTCTCAAATTTTTTCGGATGGTGGTTTTTTTTGTTTCTGTCTGTTGTCTTT includes the following:
- a CDS encoding short-chain fatty acid transporter; the encoded protein is MNTLEHKKTGLQTISQFFVTLLQRYLPDPFIFAIVLTFVVFLFVMPSTGQGPMQVVNAWAGGFWNLLSFSMQMAMVVVTGHAMASAPAFKRKLSMLAGVAKTPGQAIILVTVISAMACWVNWGFGLVVGAIFAREIAARVKGVDYRLLIASAYSGFLFWHGGLSGSIPLSIAGGKNIEAVTNGAVTAAIPTSETIFSAMNLTILAVMLVTIPLLNRLMHPSPQDTITIDAELLEEKVAEAPEKANMTPAERLENSRTLSLVLGVMGFSYIIFYFVTNGFALNLNIVNFTFLFSAVLLHGTPKSLLNSISQGARNCSGILLQFPFYAGIMGMMTATGDSGASLAGVISQGFVSISNETTFPLFTFLSAGIVNFFVPSGGGQWAVQAPIMMPAGAALGVDAAKTAMAIAWGDAWTNMIQPFWALPALAIAGLGAKDVMGYCLMALIGSGVIISLGFLIF